A single region of the Brachypodium distachyon strain Bd21 chromosome 3, Brachypodium_distachyon_v3.0, whole genome shotgun sequence genome encodes:
- the LOC104583439 gene encoding uncharacterized protein LOC104583439, producing the protein MEKEKQTPGSGALLLALRCSKASALLSSLRQPPRSTTTRRSSSSSSELELRNSRLLHTELIAARREAAGNARLSAAELFLVIALVPLLFLFVGLLAAATAEIV; encoded by the exons atggagaaggagaagcagACGCCGGGGTCcggtgccctcctcctcgccctgcGCTGTTCCAAGGCGTCGGcccttctctcctccctcaGGCAGCCGCCCCGCTCGACGACGacccgccggagctcctcttcctcctcg GAGCTCGAGCTCCGGAACTCGCGCCTCCTCCACACGGAGCTCAtcgcggcgcggcgcgaggCCGCCGGGAACGCGCGGCTATCCGCTGCTGAGCTTTTCCTCGTCATCGCTCTGGTCCCGCTCCTCTTCCTTTTCGTCGGGCTTCTcgcggcagcgacggcggaGATCGTGTGA